The DNA segment CAAACACGATTATGTATTgtaccaattatttaaaatactccCGAATAATTGATTGATATTGGGCACTGAAGTTTCGAACAtggattattataattttcagctattacttttatatttatgtaacttttAGTATCTGATTCAAATGTTTTTTGAAGGGATAACACCTGAACAGGAATATGACGCCAGTACTTTCCCAAacacctattttttatttcgcaGTAAGCAGGTTCTCCAAAATTATCGTCCTCGTCTGAAATAAAAGATTTGTcacttaaaaaacaatttgagtgaaaaatatttaattttagttaccaTTACAATCTGGTACTTGCTCTTGATCTACCCATCTGGTTTCAATATTAACACATATAAAACATGTCCTTAATTCATTACTAATACATCTTGCAAGgttaacaaaaatgttaagaAACTTCAAAcctgaaagaaaatatttaacatgcTATGAGAACattcaatacatattaaacaataatacgAAGTAGCTATGCTTAATACTGATCTGAAGAGTTTGTTGTTTAAACTTGCTTATCTCAAAACTTACTAGTTTAAggtacaaaattgtttttgtgataaaatagcaataatactatatacaaGTTAACACAGGTAAAATTGTAAGGCACAACTAATCTTATAACATACCATGTTTTAATTATGgagtcaataaaaataatttcatttcattgaAAATCTAAAGCCCTATCTGCTGTATCCTATTATCctatatcttatttttatgatatgtAGCGTCTtaccaattttattattgtctcCAAAATGCTGGAACATTAAACACGGTAGTGAATCTAGTATTACAAGAGATAAACAATCAAAAActatctttttagtttttatagatTCTAACAAGCATATAAGATCATTCATTGAAAAAATTTGCACTATATTGATGTTCAGCATGATAATTGCCATTtcctaaaacaaaattttctcaatgtattgtatttttttaaataataattaggatATCTCTCTTTTAATTTACATGAATCATAGTATCAATACCTTGTGTGATAGCCCATGAGCTTCTAAGATTTTTTGAATTCTAACTGCTGAAAAATCTCCTTTTGTATCAATGTAAATTACAGAATTAGACAACTTTGCACTGTTAATTGCTAGTTGCATACATAACTGGGATTTCCCAGAACCGGCTAAGCCACACACTTCAGTTAGAAATCCAATTGGAATGCCcccatttaaaattgtatctaatctaaaaatttaaatatttaataactatcCTAAACACAATTGAAAATAACTTATagcgttttataaatttatgcaATTGGAAACTTTTATAAGTTACCTTTTAATACCAGTTTCCAGATAGCTTTTTTCAGTTAAAAATCTGGTGCGTAAAGTAGTCCCAGAGATTGATGGGgcggaatattttttaaaaataatatctcgTATATCTAATACACAAGCTACttctaattttgtaataattgatATCTTTTCAACATCTTCTTTAAGAAAATCTGCGATTgtgtttatacaattttttgtcatttttttaaGCAGCACAGTAGATAAAGATGAGTGAATAGTTGAATTCAATTTTTCCATTTAGTAAGGTAATTTAGTactattaacaaatataattgcaaaatcagaattattaccaattacaaataaaataatctacttCATTGCTCTTAGTGGAAACTTAAAGTTTTGAAACGTCGAGTCAAAAAAATCATACTCTCGAGTCTTGACTTCacattttcaattttcatttaattatattaaccgTAACTCCACAGAGCATAAGAATTAAGTGGCGGTGGGTATGATTATATGTGATAACTCTTGTCTGTGAACTATATAGCCGAGAACTTCCGCAAGGCCGAGAACTTTCTCCTCTTCTTTTTGCAATTTATATCAACTCGTTAACTTTCCTTttttcaactaattttcattCATACGTCAATAATCTTCAAATTTAAGTTCAATTAAGGCTCAATGATCTCCCGCAACCCATACAATCTACTAACTATGTGTTGGCAAAAATCGTTGACTGGAGTAAAAGTTTTGGTCTACTAATTAATCCTAAGCAGAGTAAAGTAATGGCATCTCTTATATTCCATTATGTTTAACCCGAAAACGCCTTCCTATCTAAAAATTACTTCaaatttttgggagcccataacaATAGCTTAAAACTAtatccttgaaatcccatctcataactcctcctttcttgacGAATCCACCTTAAAGGTttctgcagttaggctatggaattgaCTTCCCGCCTCTATttgcttagctccttctctatcttcctctaaatttcttctgtacaaacattacctgtccacatcgtatccctagctttcttactaactacgaACTGACGTGAGattgatcttaaattatcgtgaatCATAGTTTTTTTAGGATAGTTtgattttttgttcctgtttagttttgtcttaataattacgtgttatatgtatttttacacttcttgcctaccttatctaatttaatacatattttttctcttctgacagtggttgcctagaagagatggctcgaaagcgataaggccgccagttgc comes from the Pieris brassicae chromosome 4, ilPieBrab1.1, whole genome shotgun sequence genome and includes:
- the LOC123707939 gene encoding DNA repair protein RAD51 homolog 2-like — protein: MEKLNSTIHSSLSTVLLKKMTKNCINTIADFLKEDVEKISIITKLEVACVLDIRDIIFKKYSAPSISGTTLRTRFLTEKSYLETGIKRLDTILNGGIPIGFLTEVCGLAGSGKSQLCMQLAINSAKLSNSVIYIDTKGDFSAVRIQKILEAHGLSHKEMAIIMLNINIVQIFSMNDLICLLESIKTKKIVFDCLSLVILDSLPCLMFQHFGDNNKIGLKFLNIFVNLARCISNELRTCFICVNIETRWVDQERGR